The DNA sequence TCACCACCCAGGAAGGTGTCACCATTGGTGGCGAGTACTTCAAACTGGTGCTCGCCGTCTACGTCGGCAATTTCGATAATGGAAACGTCAAAGGTACCACCACCCAGGTCGTATACCGCAATTACGTGGTCGCCCTTGGCTTTGTCCATACCGTAAGCCAGTGCAGCGGCGGTCGGTTCGTTAATGATACGTTTTACATCCAGACCAGCGATACGACCGGCGTCTTTGGTCGCCTGACGCTGGGAGTCGTTAAAGTAAGCCGGAACAGTAATCACCGCTTCGGTAACTTTTTCGCCCAGATAATCCTCGGCGGTTTTCTTCATCTTTTTCAGAACTTCGGCAGAGATCTGAGGCGCGGCTTTTTTCTCGCCTTTCACTTCTACCCAGGCGTCGCCATTGTCAGCTTTAACAATTTTGTACGGCACCATTTTGATGTCTTTCTGAACCACATCGTCCTCAAAACGACGACCGATCAGACGCTTAACGGCGAACAGGGTATTGTTCGGGTTAGTTACCGCCTGGCGCTTGGCAGACTGTCCTACCAGTACCTCGTTGTCGTCGTTGTAAGCAACAATGGATGGCGTGGTGCGAGAACCTTCTGCGTTCTCGATTACTTTAACTTTGTCGCCTTCCAGTACTGCCACACAGGAGTTGGTAGTACCCAGGTCGATACCGATGATTTTTCCCATTTCTCTGTTCTCCAGAAACTTTAGTAAGCCCTTAGGCTCAGATCTTCATTCGCTTGGTGTTGATATGGGGTTGTTCACCCCGCTTTCAACCCCGACTTTGTATTTCCTGTCATTCTGAGTGCAGCGTAGACAAAAGCGCGTTGGGCACCCCAGGGCGACAATCTCGCTCTTTGCCAAGCCTGAGATCCTTCGCTACGCTCAGGATGACAATAGGGCTACGCCCTATTGTCAGTTTTTAACCACTACAACCATGGCCGGGCGTACCAGGCGGCCACTCAGGGTGTAGCCCTTCTGGAATACTTCCAGCACGGTGTTATTTTCCATATCCGGGTTAGGCACCATGCTCATTGCCTGATGCAACTCCGGGTCAAACGGCTGGCCAGCAGGGTCAACAGCTTCTACCTTGAAGCGCGCCAGCACGTCGATAAAACTTTTCAGAGTCAGTTGAATACCTTCCGAGGCCTGACCGTCTTCAACCGCCAACGCTCGCTCCAGGTTATCCACCACCGGCAGTAATTCACCGACAAATTTTTCCAGCGCGAACTTGTGTGCATTCTCCACATCGCGCTCGCTGCGACGACGCACGTTTTGCATCTCGGCCTGGGCACGCAGCAAATCCTCTCTGGCGTTGTCTAGATCCTGCTGCAGCTGATCCAGGGCATCCGGCTGCTCTTCCGGCTGTTGATCCACCTGCTGCTCAGCAGCTACCTCTTCGATTGACTGCTCTTCGCACTGAGCATTTTTGTCTTCACTGGACACGCTGTTCTCCGTCAATATTGCGGTTGTTACTGTGTTTGACCGGTATATGGGGCTCCACTATGAAGTTTCAACCCCTACAGAGCTTCTCAAAGAACAGATAATCGGTTTATGATGGGCTCACCCAAAAACTACTGAATAAATAACCAGTGCTACTATCTCTCAACATTCAGAATTTCACCCTGGTGGAGTCGTTGGAAGTGGACTTTGCCAGCGGTATGACCGCCATCACAGGTGAAACCGGTGCGGGTAAATCCCTTACCCTGGATGCCTTATCCATGGCACTGGGTGATCGTGCCGACAGCGACCGCATTCGCCAGGGAGCCAATCGCGCCGAAGTGAGCGCCCGATTTGAGATTGCCGGCCTCAGCGACGCCAGGCACTGGTTGGCAGAGCACGATTTTGAGAGTGATGACGAATGCCTGCTGCGACGGGTGTTCTCACGCGATGGTCGCTCACGGGGCTATATCAACGGCCAACCCGCCACCATGCAGCAGCTGCAACAATTTGGCGAACTGTTGATCGACATTCACAGCCAGCACGAGCATCAATCACTATTGCGCCGCGACACTCACCGGGTACTTCTGGACGCATTTGGCGGTCACCAATCACTCGCCGAGCAGACCGCCGACGCTTACCAGGTCTGGCGCCAGTGCCAGAAACAACTGGAGCAGCTATCCACTCAAAGCTCCGAACTGAATGCCCGACGCGAGTTATTAAGTTTCCAGGTTCAGGAGCTGGATGATCTGAGCCTGAAAACTGGTGAGCTGGAAGAACTGGAGCATCAGCAAAAACTGCTGGCCAATGCCGAGCATGTACTCACTGATACTCATCGCCTGTTATCCCTCTGCAGTGAAGACGACCACTTCAGCCTGCTGAGCGGCCTCAGCCAGGCATGTTCACTCGTGGGAGCTATCCCTGGTAAGCAATCTGCCCTGCTGGAAATAGAGGAGATGCTGACCAGCGCAAAAATCCATGTGGAAGAAGCCAGTAATAACTTGCGTCATTATGTGGACAGCGTTGAGCTCGATCCTGAAAAATTGCAGGAAGTGGAAGAGCGCCTCAGTCTTATTTATCAGCAGGCGCGCAAACACCGTATAGAACCGGAGGCACTGCTGGCCCTACACCAGCAGTTACAGGAGGAACTGGCCGAACTCAGTGGCGGGGAGCAGGATCTGGAAGCTTTGGCCAAACAGGCAGAGACCCTGCGCAGTCAGTATCAGTCTATGGCCTCTGAATTGACGGAAAAAAGAACTCATACTGCCAGCAAGCTGGCAAAAGCCGTCAATGATTACTTTCCGGATCTGGCGATGAAAGGTGCCGAGTTAAATGTTTCCCTGACTCAGGCCAACCCAAGTCTCCACGGCAATGAATCGGTTGAATTTGTGGTGCGTACTAACAGTGGTCAACCCCACAAACCGTTAAGCAAGGTTGCTTCCGGTGGTGAGCTTTCGCGAATCAGTCTGGCTATCCAGGTTGCCACTGCCAAAGTAAATACCAAGCCAACACTGGTCTTTGACGAGGTGGACGTGGGCATTGGTGGTTCCACAGCCGCGGTGGTTGGAAAACTGCTTCGAGAGCTGGGTAACCCGGGCCAGGTGATCTGTGTAACTCACCTGCCACAAGTGGCCAGTTGTGCCCACCATCATTGGCAGGTGAGTAAAGCCAGTGACAAAAAGTCTACCCACACCAAATTACTGGTGCTGGAGCAGGACCACCGAGTGGAAGAGATTGCCCGAATGCTGGGTGGAATGACAATAACCGATCAAACCCGCACGCATGCGCGGGAGATGTTGGAATTATCAAATAGTCCGGCTTGATGGGCTCGAGTAGCAAAGTCAGTTTAACTGACCGTTGAACACTTAAGCTGTGTTCGCAGCTTTAATTGGTATTGCGCTGCCAGTAGCCCTTCTTTTCTGAGAATATCGACAAAGACTTCCATTTCACGAGTAGCCCTATTTTGGCTATCCAGTGGCCCAACGGTGGGAACCTCTCTGGTACTGAAATACCAGCCATCCCCCATATGATAAATGCGATTGCTCCGGAACCAGGCTTTTTCCGGCTCGCCAGCGCGACACTGCATGGTCTCACCTCACGTCTTCACCCAGTGATTTAAGCGTAGCTTGTGACTGGATTCGGGAACGAAAAAAGCTGACCAAAGGCTACCCGAAAGTCTCTTGATATAGAGGGTTAACTCTGGCTTGAGGGCATAAATAGGGCAGGGCTTGATGTGACCATGGGCAGTAAGAATACTGGCCTCGAGCCCCCGTGGATGACTCTTTACCTATGGGTAGTACGACGTGTCACAGCAAGCCCAGCCCTATTTATACCGCACACCTGCAACTCGCTATCCTCTTAATAAAGGAAAGCGAACGCCGCAGGTAAGTAAGGAAATCCAGGCGAAAGAAGTTTTGTGACTGAGAAGTATTATTTCTTGGGTTTGACGTACAGAACCAGGCTGTGGCCAATAATTTCGTAACCGTGCTCGCTGGCAATTTTGTGTTGCAGCTGCTCGATCTCTTCACTGTGAAACTCAATCACCTGCCCGGTAACCGAACACACCATGTGATCGTGATGCTCTTCACTGGCCAGCTCGTACACCGCCGGACCGTTGTCAAAGTTGTGCCGCTCAACCAGACCCGCAGCTTCAAACTGGGTCAATACGCGGTAGACGGTAGCAATTCCCACATCATCGCCAGCATCGGAAAGGGCCTTGTAGACATCTTCAGCACTGAGGTGTCGATTGCTCTCGGATTCCATAATCTGGAGTATTTTGAGACGCGGCAAGGTGACTTTCAGCCCCGCCTTGCGCAACTCCTGATTTTCATTCGGCATGTGTCTACCCCTTCTCAGCGTTTTCTAGAGAGGGTATTATCCCCTTTCGCTTCACAGACTGGAACCCCTGAAATGCGCCGCACACTACAACTGACTATCATCGCGTCCCTGTTGCTCACCCTGAGTGCCTGCCAAAATTTCGGGTTTCCGGGCGTATATAAGATTCCTATACAGCAAGGCAATATCATCACCCAGGAAATGGTGGATCAGCTGGAGCCGGGCCGCACCAAAGCCCAGGTTCAGTTTATTCTCGGCACCCCACTGATTGCGGATAGCTTCCACTCAGACCGCTGGGATTATTTTTACAGCATGGACGACCGCCAATCACCGGAAAAGCGCGAGCGACTGACGGTATTTTTTGAAGATGGCAAGCTGACCCACATCGTGGGTGATTTTGTTCCATCCAGCGCCAAGCAAGTTGGAACTGAATAAACAATCTTTCCATAAAAAGCCCGCACATTGCGGGCTTTTTTATTTTTCGGGCTCTCTACACAGAGATTCCCTGCTCAAGACTCTCTTTGCTGCTTCGCTTTCTCGGCGCGCTTGCGGCGCACCTCTTTCGGGTCGGCAATCAAAGGGCGGTATATCTCCACCCGGTCTCGCGGTTGCAACTGGTAGCGTTCTGCTGCCTCAAGCCCTTTGGTGCCAAGAGCCTGTCCGAAAATCCCCAACCTGGCATTCTCCAGGTCAATGCCCGGAAAGTGATTGTCGATACCAGAGGCAAGAACCGCCTGCCGGGCAGTAGTGCCCTCCTCTACCTGCATCTCAATAATCTTCTGCTTGTCCGGCAGAGCGTATGCGACTTCTACAGTAATTAATTTACTCATACTCAGAACTATCCATAAAGCTGATCGGCACGGCGACAGAGAGAATCCACCAAATTATTGGCGACCTGGGTAAATAACCCCGAAGCCGCAAATGCGAGCACCGAATTTTTGAATTCGAACTCAAGTGAAAGGCTGACTTTACAGGCCGAGTCACTAAGTGCGTTAAATTGCCAAACTCCCAGCAAGCGTTTAAATGGGCCATCCTCAAGGGACATTTCAATGCGCTCCGGCCGTTGCAATTGATTACGTGTAGTAAATTGCTGACCGACACCGGATTTTTTCAGCGTCAACCGAGCCACCATCTCGTGATCGGTCTGCGACTGGATCTCGGCAGCCACGCAGCCATCCATAAATTCCGGATAGGCAGCCACATCGTTAACCAGATCAAACATTGCCTGCGCAGAGTGCATTACCAGCGCACTGCGATTAATAATGGTGGACATCAGAGGTACTCACCTGACAGTTGATAGATTCCCGAGGCGAGAATGATAGCGATGGCGAGGGGGCAAATAAACTTTATTAACCCGGTCCAGATCATGTAAAGCCAATGAGGCTCCGTGTGCAGCTCTTCACGCAGAAGAGTTGATCGCACTCGCCAACCAACAAAAATGGCAATCAGCAACGCCGATACCGGTAACAACAGCGAGCTGGTCAGAGTATCTACCATTCCATAGAAATTG is a window from the Porticoccaceae bacterium LTM1 genome containing:
- the grpE gene encoding nucleotide exchange factor GrpE, whose protein sequence is MSSEDKNAQCEEQSIEEVAAEQQVDQQPEEQPDALDQLQQDLDNAREDLLRAQAEMQNVRRRSERDVENAHKFALEKFVGELLPVVDNLERALAVEDGQASEGIQLTLKSFIDVLARFKVEAVDPAGQPFDPELHQAMSMVPNPDMENNTVLEVFQKGYTLSGRLVRPAMVVVVKN
- the recN gene encoding DNA repair protein RecN, translating into MLLSLNIQNFTLVESLEVDFASGMTAITGETGAGKSLTLDALSMALGDRADSDRIRQGANRAEVSARFEIAGLSDARHWLAEHDFESDDECLLRRVFSRDGRSRGYINGQPATMQQLQQFGELLIDIHSQHEHQSLLRRDTHRVLLDAFGGHQSLAEQTADAYQVWRQCQKQLEQLSTQSSELNARRELLSFQVQELDDLSLKTGELEELEHQQKLLANAEHVLTDTHRLLSLCSEDDHFSLLSGLSQACSLVGAIPGKQSALLEIEEMLTSAKIHVEEASNNLRHYVDSVELDPEKLQEVEERLSLIYQQARKHRIEPEALLALHQQLQEELAELSGGEQDLEALAKQAETLRSQYQSMASELTEKRTHTASKLAKAVNDYFPDLAMKGAELNVSLTQANPSLHGNESVEFVVRTNSGQPHKPLSKVASGGELSRISLAIQVATAKVNTKPTLVFDEVDVGIGGSTAAVVGKLLRELGNPGQVICVTHLPQVASCAHHHWQVSKASDKKSTHTKLLVLEQDHRVEEIARMLGGMTITDQTRTHAREMLELSNSPA
- a CDS encoding DUF6316 family protein, giving the protein MQCRAGEPEKAWFRSNRIYHMGDGWYFSTREVPTVGPLDSQNRATREMEVFVDILRKEGLLAAQYQLKLRTQLKCSTVS
- the fur gene encoding ferric iron uptake transcriptional regulator, translated to MPNENQELRKAGLKVTLPRLKILQIMESESNRHLSAEDVYKALSDAGDDVGIATVYRVLTQFEAAGLVERHNFDNGPAVYELASEEHHDHMVCSVTGQVIEFHSEEIEQLQHKIASEHGYEIIGHSLVLYVKPKK
- the bamE gene encoding outer membrane protein assembly factor BamE, whose translation is MRRTLQLTIIASLLLTLSACQNFGFPGVYKIPIQQGNIITQEMVDQLEPGRTKAQVQFILGTPLIADSFHSDRWDYFYSMDDRQSPEKRERLTVFFEDGKLTHIVGDFVPSSAKQVGTE
- a CDS encoding RnfH family protein, which produces MSMSKLITVEVAYALPDKQKIIEMQVEEGTTARQAVLASGIDNHFPGIDLENARLGIFGQALGTKGLEAAERYQLQPRDRVEIYRPLIADPKEVRRKRAEKAKQQRES
- a CDS encoding type II toxin-antitoxin system RatA family toxin; its protein translation is MSTIINRSALVMHSAQAMFDLVNDVAAYPEFMDGCVAAEIQSQTDHEMVARLTLKKSGVGQQFTTRNQLQRPERIEMSLEDGPFKRLLGVWQFNALSDSACKVSLSLEFEFKNSVLAFAASGLFTQVANNLVDSLCRRADQLYG